The Quercus lobata isolate SW786 chromosome 4, ValleyOak3.0 Primary Assembly, whole genome shotgun sequence genome segment CTTTCTGGAtacctttcaaggataccatcagATACCTTTAGCCCTAGATGACCAAGAAAGGACAGCTTTCGTTACTCCTGTTGGAAATTAccattataaagtgatgccctttggtttgaagaatgcagggGTTATGTACCAGAGGATGATAATCAGGATGTTTGAGCCACAGTTAGGaaaaagcattgaaatttatatcgatgatatggtggtaaaaagcaaggTAGAGTTCGAGCATGTTAGCAACCTTGGAAATATCTTTGCTATCTTGAGGAAACATAAGTTGCGTCTTAATGCTTCTAAGTGTTCTTTTGACGTTGGATCACGGAAGTTCTTAGGCTACATGGTCACACACTGTGGGATTGAGGTCAACCCCAACCAAATCAAGGCAATCAACAATCTACAACCACCTCGAAATCCCAAAGAAGTCCAGAGGTTAACTGGGATGACAGCTGCTTTAAACCGGTTCATCTCTCGGTCGGCAGACAGGTGTAGGCCTTTCTTTCAACTGTTGAATAAATGGAAGGGTTTTGAGTGGACTGAGGAGTGTGCCTTGGctttccagcagttgaaagagTATCTTTCTCGGCCACCAATTATGTCAAGGCCCGAGGTGGACGAGGTTCTATTTGCTTGCATCGCTGTGGCCTCGCACGTAATAAGTTTAGTTTTGATCCGTGTTGACAGTGGCATGTAGAGGCCAGTCTATTATATAAGCAAGTCATTACATGAAGCCGAGATCAGGTACTTACCACTtgagaaggccattttggcGGTGGTGCATGGCACACGTAAgcttccccattatttccaatCACACACGGTTGTTGTGCAAACCTTCCGAGGTGGGAAAGAGTGTGGTTTGTGTTCATCAAATAAGTTTagggcctagctggatggaccttATTGTGCTATTCCTTAAAGAAGATGTTTTGCTCGAGAATAAGTCCGAGGCTGACAAAGTGcgaaggaaagctcctcggttttggttgtcCGAGGACCAGAAACTATATAAGAGGTCTTTTTCTTGCCCGTATCTGTTATGCGTGCACCCTGAAGCAGTCGAGCTGCTTCTAGAAGAGTTGcacgaaggaatttgtggaagtcacatgGGAGGCAGATCCCTGTCTCACAGGACCCTCACACAAGGCTACTGGTGGCCAAACATGCAAAAGGAAGCACAAGACTATGTAAAAAAGTGTGAccaatgccaaagatttgcacCAAACATTCACCAACCTGGAGGAGTCCTTAATCCCTTGACCAATCCTTGGCCTTTCGCTCagtggggcttggatattgtgGGGTCTTTCCCTAAGGCAGCAGAGAATA includes the following:
- the LOC115984568 gene encoding uncharacterized protein LOC115984568, with amino-acid sequence MDLIVLFLKEDVLLENKSEADKVRRKAPRFWLSEDQKLYKRSFSCPYLLCVHPEAVELLLEELHEGICGSHMGGRSLSHRTLTQGYWWPNMQKEAQDYVKKCDQCQRFAPNIHQPGGVLNPLTNPWPFAQWGLDIVGSFPKAAENKRYYSDLGIKNRYSTPAYPQENGQAEAVNKVIVSGLKRRLDDAKGKWVEELPHILWTYQTTPRRSTGETPFSMTYGAEAIIPLETGFPTLRTCSFAPSSNDRLLEKSLDLIEEQRENAKVQLAYYQHKLK